GACCCACGTTTCCGACGATGATCACCTTGTTCACACTGGCCATGTTCGTTCGCTCCTCTCACCGATTTTCCCCGGGGCGAGCTCTTCACACCGTAGCACGCGCTTGCCTTTCTCGTCGGTGTTTCCGATCGTTGACCCAGCGATGGGGGGACGTCGCAGCCCGCGAGCGAAGGGCGCCGAGCCGCGCCAGCCGGGACGGCTCGAAGCCGAGGCCGTGGCCGTCAGCCTAGCTGCGGTCGCGCTCTTCACCGAGGCGGCCCTCTTCTCGTACCAGCCCGTGGATCCGTGGCTCGCGCGCGGCGCGCACGTCGAGAACTGGTGCGGGCCCGCGGGCGCGTTCGTCGCCGGCATCCTCGCCGGCACGCTCGGCTTCGCGGCGCACGTGGTGCCGGTCGCGGCCGCCGTGATCGCGTGGCGCTACCTGCGCGGCCTGCCGATCCGGCCGCGCTGGATCCCGATGGGCGGATGGGCGCTGTGCCTGATGTCGATCTCGGGCGCGGGCGAGCTCCTGCACCGGGTGTTTCCCGACGCCGTGAGTGCGCACGCGGGCGGCGCGCTGGGCCTGGTCGTGGTCGCGCCGCTGGCGCGCGCGTTCTATCTCGCGGGCACGTCGTTCCTGCTCGTGATCGCGCTGGCGCTGGGGGTGATCGCCGGCACGGGCATGTCGCTGCGCGACGGGCTCGCGGCGCTGCGCCGCGGGCTGCGCGGCCTGCTGCGCGAGCTCGGCCAGCTCGCGCGCGTGAGCTGGGCGCGCCTGCACCGCTCGCTCGCCGAGCGCGCGGAGGCGCGCGCCGAGGCCCGAGCCGAAGCCGAGGCGCTGGCGGAGCGGGCCGCCGAGGCGCCGGAGCCGGCCGCGCCGGGCGAGGAGCGCCCGCGCCCCCCACGAGTCACTCCGCCGCGCCGGCCCAAGACCAGCGAGCCCGAGGTGGTCGAGCACCGTGTGGTGGCGCAGACACCGCTGCGCCAGGAGTCACTGCCCTTCGCGAACGCGCGCGGCGAAGGTCCGTACCGCCTGCCGGACATCGACCTTCTGGCGCGCGGCCCCGAGTCGAGCCCCAACCTCGACCGCGACGCGCTGATCCGGAACTCGCAGATCCTCGAGAAGAAGCTCGCCGACTTCTCGGTGCTCGGGCGCGTGGTGAAGGTGCACCCCGGACCGGTCATCACCATGTACGAGTTCGAGCCCGCGCCCGGCGTGAAGGTCTCGCGCATCGTGAACCTGTCCGACGACCTCGCGCTCGCGCTGCGCGCGATCTCCGTGCGCATCGTGGCGCCCATCCCGGGCAAGAACGTGGTGGGCATCGAGGTCCCGAACGTCGAGCGCGACGTCGTGGTGCTGCGCGACGTGGTCGCGCACGCCTGCTTCCAGGAGACCGAGGCGCGCCTGCCGATCGCCCTGGGCAAGGACATCTTCGGCAATCCAGTCACCACCGACCTCGCCGCCATGCC
The genomic region above belongs to Myxococcota bacterium and contains:
- a CDS encoding DNA translocase FtsK 4TM domain-containing protein, which produces MGGRRSPRAKGAEPRQPGRLEAEAVAVSLAAVALFTEAALFSYQPVDPWLARGAHVENWCGPAGAFVAGILAGTLGFAAHVVPVAAAVIAWRYLRGLPIRPRWIPMGGWALCLMSISGAGELLHRVFPDAVSAHAGGALGLVVVAPLARAFYLAGTSFLLVIALALGVIAGTGMSLRDGLAALRRGLRGLLRELGQLARVSWARLHRSLAERAEARAEARAEAEALAERAAEAPEPAAPGEERPRPPRVTPPRRPKTSEPEVVEHRVVAQTPLRQESLPFANARGEGPYRLPDIDLLARGPESSPNLDRDALIRNSQILEKKLADFSVLGRVVKVHPGPVITMYEFEPAPGVKVSRIVNLSDDLALALRAISVRIVAPIPGKNVVGIEVPNVERDVVVLRDVVAHACFQETEARLPIALGKDIFGNPVTTDLAAMPHLLVAGATGTGKSVFLNALLCSVLMRATPDDVKLLLVDPKMLEFSLYQGIPHLIAEVVTNPKRAAAALLGVVGKMEERYRLMAQKGVRNIEQYNKTIAKDLAAARPKPDDEIVPKKLPYIVVVIDELADLMIVAARDVEESLMRLAQMARAAGIHLVLATQRPSVDVLTGIIKANFPSRISFQVSSRTDSRTVLDANGAERLLGQGDLLHVPPGSSKLERIHGPYISEKEVQAVTEWVRTQGSPEFDPELIRINDDVEKADAGAEELDELFDQAVEIV